Proteins encoded in a region of the Kwoniella shivajii chromosome 3, complete sequence genome:
- a CDS encoding histone H4 has translation MSGRGKGGKGLGKGGAKRHRKVLRDNIQGITKPAIRRLARRGGVKRISGLIYEETRGVLKIFLENVIRDSVTYTEHAKRKTVTSLDVVYALKRQGRTLYGFGA, from the exons ATGTCCGGTCgaggaaaaggtggtaaaggtttaggtaaaggtggtgcCAAACGACACAGGAAAGTGTTGAGAGACAACATCCA AGGTATCACCAAGCCCGCTATCAGACGTCTCGCTCGACGAGGTGGTGTCAAGCGAATCTCCGGTCTTATCTACGAGGAGACCCGAGGTGTCCTCAAGATTTTCCTTGAAAACGTCATCAGAGACTCTGTCACTTACACTGAACACGCCAAGAGAAAGACTG TCACCTCCCTTGATGTCGTCTACGCTCTCAAGAGACAAGGTCGAACCCTATACGGTTTCGGTGCATAA